One window from the genome of Balearica regulorum gibbericeps isolate bBalReg1 chromosome 18, bBalReg1.pri, whole genome shotgun sequence encodes:
- the PDE6G gene encoding retinal rod rhodopsin-sensitive cGMP 3',5'-cyclic phosphodiesterase subunit gamma, which yields MSLEPPKPEIKSATRVTGGPATPRKGPPKFKQRQTRQFKSKPPKKGVQGFGDDIPGMEGLGTDITVICPWEAFSHLELHELAQYGII from the exons ATGAGCCTGGAGCCCCCCAAGCCGGAGATCAAATCTGCCACGAGGGTGACCGGGGGACCCGCCACCCCCCGGAAGGGACCACCCAAATTCAAGCAGAGGCAGACAAGGCAGTTCAAGAGCAAGCCCCCCAAAAAGGGGGTACAGGG GTTCGGCGACGACATCCCAGGCATGGAGGGGCTGGGAACAG acATCACCGTCATCTGCCCCTGGGAAGCCTTCAGCCACCTGGAGCTGCACGAGCTGGCTCAGTACGGCATCATCTAG
- the TSPAN10 gene encoding tetraspanin-10 — MALSRAQLSWPHGAASSGESTRLLPQASRLVELPYSSSSDDDDGGSLAGDMDLPTAKQDPGVWCSGPPKLNTFSQCVRYLAFLWNLLFLLLGLLTLAVGVWGLLAKGSLRGERLAPLGSDPMLLFVLAGLGASTVSLAGCLGALRSSRCLLRFFVGAVLAFVGLEVLGGLLLLAMRHRLRDALRDALLLCVLRYQEEPDLRFLVDEVQRSLRCCGLSSYRDWETNPYFNCSAPGAQACSVPASCCLDPWQNGTVANAQCAFGVLRLGDAAAGTVVHLGGCVAQLGAWLRGQAGGIVASAAVLVLVEAAGVLMALKMLGDIAPVGARD; from the exons ATGGCGctgagcagagcacagctctcCTGGCCCCACGGGGCAGCCAGCAGTGGGGAGAGCACCCGGCTGCTGCCCCAG GCGTCCAGGCTGGTGGAGCTGCcctactcctcctcctccgatGATGATGATGGCGGCTCACTGGCTGGGGACATGGACCTTCCCACAGCCAAGCAGGACCCCGGGGTGTGGTGCTCTGGCCCCCCCAAGCTGAACACCTTCAGCCAGTGTGTGCGGTACCTGGCCTTCCTCTGgaacctcctcttcctcctgctgggcCTGCTGACCCTGGCCGTGGGGGTGTGGGGGCTGCTGGCCAAGGGCTCGCTGCGGGGGGAGCGCCTGGCCCCGCTGGGCTCGGACCCCATGCTGCTCTTCGTgctggcggggctgggggccagcACCGTCTCCCTGGCCGGCTGCCTGGGTGCCCTCCGCTCCAGCCGCTGCCTTCTGCGCTTCTTCGTGGGGGCCGTGCTCGCCTTCGTGGggctggaggtgctgggggggctgctgctgttggcGATGCGGCACCGGCTGCGGGACGCCCTGCGGGACGCCCTGCTCCTCTGCGTCCTGCGCTACCAGGAGGAGCCTGACCTGCGGTTCCTGGTGGACGAGGTGCAGCGGAGCCTGCGGTGCTGCGGCCTCAGCTCCTACCGCGACTGGGAGACCAACCC GTATTTCAACTGCAGCGCCCCAGGAGCGCAGGCGTGCAGCGtccctgcctcctgctgcctggACCCCTGGCAGAACGGCACCGTCGCCAACGCCCAGTGTGCCTTTGGGGTCCTGCGCCTGGGGGACGCGGCAGCCGGCACCGTCGTGCACCTGGGGGGCTGCGTGGCACAGCTCGGCGCCTGGCTGCGCGGCCAGGCGGGTGGCATCGTGGCAAGCGCGGCCGTGCTGGTGCTGGTCGAGGCCGCCGGCGTGCTCATGGCGCTGAAGATGCTTGGAGACATCGCACCCGTCGGGGCGAGGGACTGA